Proteins co-encoded in one Armatimonadota bacterium genomic window:
- a CDS encoding HAMP domain-containing sensor histidine kinase has protein sequence MWTIRAKLAVIMVLALAPPMAVLSLVTTSLMRRTFERQAAATLDYVTTQNALAINRDLSNLRTLMAQHTERLQQAVAAAVAQGEVGELIAQGRYPEAGARLRSALAPSGASMITVVDRRGSTVARATGPAAYGDSVLWNRERGTGAQVTNLRPLVAAALGGIPKHGMAVLAPSALRVEKVTPGAAVPGLTAAGSRLSDQAAIPLATGAGREQRGLAMVAVVPVPDRRGTVRGAAIAARVLNRDPELARAYRRETGRWMVVCLGGVVIAGDLPAAREEVIGQALAEPFTAPILRQGKQRWTAGLASTGVNLDAAAGALRDLNGAVVGLLVVASPVTELQRVVNSMEADAARLESRSLFILLLWLGVAAVVALVSAMLAARGFIRPIRQLQDGVRRIGDGDFSYRLRVRSGDELEQLAGDFNQMAEQLARARDQERLALIGRMASGIAHDIQNTLTAIRGSVPLLAEHDLPPEQREEFAAMLVESVQRIADMARDLLEFARGEQAQLELRVMSVDDYLAGLRPQLERDFRESGVGISFRLDCPHPVRIDPGRMNRVIFNLAANARDAMGAGGVCAVSSRCERGYAEIRCSDTGPGIPAEMEGKLFRPFASHGKSYGTGLGLAICKQIVEAHGGTIEAHSETGKGATFIIRLPLAGPATETPGRS, from the coding sequence ATGTGGACGATTCGGGCGAAGTTGGCGGTCATCATGGTGCTGGCGTTGGCGCCGCCGATGGCGGTGCTTTCGCTCGTCACCACCAGTCTTATGCGTCGCACCTTCGAGCGGCAGGCGGCGGCCACCCTCGACTACGTCACCACCCAGAATGCGCTCGCCATCAACCGCGACCTCTCCAACCTGAGGACGCTGATGGCGCAGCACACCGAGCGCCTGCAGCAAGCGGTCGCCGCCGCCGTCGCCCAGGGCGAGGTGGGGGAGCTTATCGCCCAGGGGCGCTACCCCGAGGCCGGCGCCCGCCTGAGGTCCGCCTTGGCCCCCTCTGGCGCGAGCATGATCACGGTCGTGGATCGCCGGGGCAGCACCGTCGCTCGCGCCACCGGCCCGGCGGCGTACGGTGACAGCGTGCTGTGGAATCGAGAGCGCGGGACCGGAGCCCAGGTCACCAACCTGCGCCCGCTGGTGGCGGCCGCGCTCGGCGGGATCCCCAAGCATGGCATGGCCGTCCTCGCCCCCTCCGCCCTGCGCGTGGAGAAGGTGACGCCCGGCGCCGCCGTTCCCGGCCTCACCGCCGCCGGCAGCCGTCTTAGCGACCAGGCGGCGATCCCGCTCGCGACCGGCGCCGGGCGCGAGCAGCGCGGCCTGGCGATGGTCGCGGTGGTGCCGGTGCCGGACCGGCGGGGGACGGTCCGCGGCGCCGCCATCGCCGCCCGCGTCCTCAATCGCGACCCCGAGCTCGCGCGCGCCTATCGCCGTGAAACCGGGCGCTGGATGGTGGTATGCCTGGGCGGGGTGGTGATCGCCGGGGATCTGCCCGCCGCGCGCGAGGAGGTCATCGGGCAGGCGCTGGCCGAGCCTTTCACCGCTCCCATCTTGCGCCAGGGCAAGCAGCGTTGGACCGCGGGGCTCGCATCCACCGGCGTCAACCTCGACGCCGCCGCGGGCGCGCTGCGCGACCTCAACGGCGCGGTAGTTGGTCTGCTGGTGGTCGCCTCGCCGGTGACCGAACTGCAACGCGTGGTGAACAGCATGGAGGCCGACGCCGCGCGCCTGGAGAGCCGCAGCCTGTTCATTCTGCTGCTGTGGCTGGGCGTCGCGGCGGTGGTCGCGCTGGTATCGGCGATGCTGGCGGCGCGCGGCTTCATCCGCCCCATTCGCCAGTTGCAGGACGGGGTGCGCAGGATCGGCGACGGGGACTTCTCTTACCGCCTGCGCGTGCGCAGCGGCGACGAGCTGGAGCAGCTCGCCGGCGACTTCAACCAGATGGCGGAGCAACTCGCGCGCGCGCGCGACCAGGAGCGCCTGGCCCTCATCGGGCGCATGGCGAGCGGCATCGCCCACGACATCCAGAACACCCTCACCGCCATCCGCGGCTCGGTGCCGCTGCTGGCCGAGCACGATTTGCCCCCCGAGCAGCGCGAGGAGTTCGCCGCCATGCTCGTCGAGTCGGTGCAGCGCATCGCCGACATGGCGCGCGACCTGCTCGAATTCGCCCGCGGCGAACAGGCCCAGCTGGAGCTGCGCGTGATGAGCGTGGATGACTACCTGGCGGGGCTGCGCCCTCAGCTCGAGCGCGACTTCCGCGAGTCCGGCGTCGGCATCAGCTTCCGCCTCGACTGCCCCCACCCCGTGCGCATTGACCCCGGGCGCATGAACCGCGTCATCTTCAACCTCGCCGCCAACGCCCGCGACGCCATGGGCGCCGGCGGCGTCTGCGCCGTCTCCAGTCGCTGTGAGCGAGGATACGCCGAGATCCGCTGCTCCGACACCGGCCCCGGCATCCCCGCGGAGATGGAGGGGAAGCTGTTCCGGCCGTTCGCCAGTCACGGCAAGAGCTACGGCACCGGGCTCGGCCTCGCCATCTGCAAGCAGATCGTAGAGGCCCACGGCGGCACCATCGAGGCCCATTCGGAGACGGGCAAGGGTGCGACCTTCATCATTCGCCTGCCCCTTGCCGGGCCGGCAACGGAAACGCCGGGGCGGTCATAG